The following proteins come from a genomic window of Lolium rigidum isolate FL_2022 chromosome 5, APGP_CSIRO_Lrig_0.1, whole genome shotgun sequence:
- the LOC124655166 gene encoding VAN3-binding protein-like, with amino-acid sequence MQFFRTVSTPKPQPPPPRGGSKTVGRWFKDRKERQKEETRAHNAQVHAAVSVAAVAAAVAAVAAATAGSGGRDDRAARTDMAVASAATLVAAQCVEAAESMGAEREHLAAAVGSAVNARTPGDIVTITAAAATALRGAATLRARVLKEARNVAAVIPVDKGSMGMGGHKHGAPRQLHRVVQELGSSNSSSFSDDLPALEQDESNNFLGICCQELVARGTELLKRTRKGSLHWKVVSVYIHRTGVVMLKMKSRHVAGTITKKKKSVVVDVCRDIAAWPGRHVLEGGEHRRYFGLRTAEHRVIEFECASQREHDMWTSGVARLLAIVDGRKRFA; translated from the exons ATGCAGTTTTTCAGAACAGTGAGCACGCCGaagccgcagccgccgcctcctcgtggCGGCAGCAAGACGGTggggcggtggttcaaggaccggAAGGAGAGGCAGAAGGAAGAGACAAGGGCGCACAACGCGCAGGTCCACGCCGCCGTGTCGGTGGCGGCCGTGGCCGCGGCGGTCGCTGCCGTGGCCGCCGCCACTGCGGGGTCCGGCGGCAGGGACGACCGCGCCGCGCGCACCGACATGGCGGTGGCGTCCGCGGCGACGCTGGTGGCCGCGCAGtgcgtggaggcggcggagtccatGGGCGCCGAGCGCGagcacctcgccgccgccgtcggctccGCCGTCAACGCTAGGACGCCCGGCGATATCGTCACcatcacggccgccgccgccaccg CATTGCGAGGCGCGGCGACGCTGAGGGCGAGGGTGCTGAAGGAGGCGCGGAACGTGGCGGCGGTGATTCCGGTGGACAAGGGCTCGATGGGAATGGGAGGCCACAAGCACGGCGCTCCGAGGCAGCTGCACAGGGTGGTGCAGGAGCtgggcagcagcaacagcagcagcttcaGCGACGACCTGCCGGCGCTGGAGCAGGACGAGAGCAACAACTTCCTTGGCATCTGCTGCCAGGAGCTGGTCGCCCGCGGCACCGAGCTCCTCAAGCGCACCCGCAAAG GATCGTTGCATTGGAAAGTCGTCTCCGTGTACATCCACCGGACGGGCGTG GTGATGCTGAAGATGAAGAGCCGGCATGTCGCCGGGACCataaccaagaagaagaaga GCGTGGTGGTGGACGTGTGCAGGGACatagcggcgtggccagggcggcACGTTCTGGAGGGGGGCGAGCACCGGCGCTACTTTGGTCTGCGCACCGCGGAGCACCGGGTGATCGAGTTTGAGTGCGCGAGCCAGAGGGAGCACGACATGTGGACCAGCGGCGTGGCGCGCCTCCTCGCCATCGTCGACGGGCGGAAGCGCTTCGCTTGA